From Tripterygium wilfordii isolate XIE 37 chromosome 16, ASM1340144v1, whole genome shotgun sequence, one genomic window encodes:
- the LOC119981054 gene encoding uncharacterized protein LOC119981054, translated as MSSKALQACIVYRQLLKAVRKHVGKENYKKHFVEYVTQEFKKNHDLSDVVSIQQKIKLARDYTLLLNSVHHHKDLLFSYNIAVDRSDEMKRVLGKSAASVGLRLPEPYQS; from the exons ATGAGTTCGAAAGCACTGCAAGCTTGTATAGTGTATCGCCAACTTCTCAAAGCTGTCAGGAAACATGTGGGAAAAGAAAACTATAAAAAACATTTTGTCGAGTACGTAACACAAGAGTTCAAGAAGAATCACGACCTGTCAGATGTTGTGTCGATTCAACAGAAAATCAAGCTTGCACGGGATTACACTCTTCTCCTTAACAGTGTGCACCATCACAAG GACTTGCTCTTCTCGTACAATATTGCAGTTGATAGATCAGATGAAATGAAAAGAGTACTTGGAAAATCTGCAGCAAGTGTGGGTCTTCGGCTTCCTGAGCCGTATCAGTCTTGA
- the LOC119980255 gene encoding salt stress-induced hydrophobic peptide ESI3 — protein sequence MGSETFLEVILAILLPPVGVFLRYGCGVEFWIALLLTILGYIPGIIYAIYVLVG from the exons ATGGGTTCAGAGACTTTTCTAGAGGTGATACTGGCAATTCTCCTACCACCTGTTGGTGTCTTCCTGCGTTATGGCTGTGGG GTGGAGTTCTGGATAGCTTTGTTGCTGACAATATTGGGGTATATACCTGGAATCATTTATGCAATTTATGTATTGGTGGGATAG